One Thermoanaerobacter kivui genomic window, TATCATAAAGGTATAATACATTATACTATAGGCCAGAGAAGAGGTCTAGGTTTGTCTTCTGATAGGCCTTTATACGTTGTGGATATAGATGTTAAAAATAACGTTGTCATTGTAGGGCATCAAGAGGATATATGGGGAGAGGAACTCATATCTTATAACAATAATTTTATTTCAATTGAAAAACTTGAAGGAGAAATGAAGGTAACAGCAAAAATACGCTATACAGCTAAAGAAGAGGAGGCTATCATAAAACCTCACGAAGGAAATAGGGTACTAGTGAAATTTTTAAAACCTCAAAGAGCCATAACTCCTGGTCAATCAGTTGTTTTTTATGATAAAGATGTAGTAGTAGGAGGAGGAATAATTAAAAAAAAGCTGAGATAAGTGCACACAAAAAAAGTGTGCATTTTTTCTTTTAAAAAAGGGAAATCTATAAAAAGCCATAGATTTTATTTAGTTAAAGGAGGGCAGTTATGAGTAGAGATAAATATATAAAAGGATTTTTAGCAGGAATGCTAGCTACGGCATATATAATTCCTAAAATAGACATGAAAAAATATAGGCGTTATAAAGACATGGTAGAAAAGAATATGTCAAAAATGTGGCGCATTATAAATAAAGTAAAAGTCAGATAGATTTTGTAGGTGATAAAATGCAAAGCAGAAAAATATATGTGTTTTTTTCAATTGTTGTTTTGATAGTTGCATTTTATTTTTTTATAAAAAATTGGGTGAGTATTAAAGAGATACTTTCCCCTTTTTTTGTTTCTGCTTTGATTGCATATTTGTTAAATCCCTTTGTAAAATTTTTCACTTCAAAGGGTTTTTCTGTTTCATTTTCTATTTTTGTAGTGTTTTTAATAGTGACATTAGGAATATTATTTTTTTCTTTTTTCATAGTTCCATTGTTGGTAAGTGAGTTCATTGCCCTTTTAAAGATGATACCTTTTTATGCGGAAGAGATACAAACGTTTTTAATGCAGCTAAAATTTAATTATTTATCCTATCTTCCACCTCAATTTGAAAGAGTTTTAGATAAAAATTTGGGGAGTTTAAACACTGCTTTTGCTTCTCAGATAGATTCTGCTTTCAAATCAGCTATGACATTATTAAAAGATTTAGTGGATATAATAGTTATACCAATTGTAACTTTTTATCTTCTAAAAGATAAGGATGTTTTTAAAAAAGAGATAGAAAGGTTAGTGCCACAAAAATATTCTTTTAAATTTTTTAACATATTAAGGAAAATAGATAAAATTTTAAGCAAATACATACGGGCACAAATTTACATTTCCATCTTTGTAGCTATTTTTACCATGATAGGGCTTTCCTTGATTAAAGTCAAATATGCCTTTTTAATAGGTTTATTAGCTGGTATATTAAATATAATTCCTTACGTAGGACCTATATTATCAGTTATTCCTGCAGTTTTAATAGGTTTATTGGATTCTTTAACTAAAGGTTTTTGGGCATTAATTATATGTCTTGTTGTTCAGCAGATAGAAAATGCTTTTATCACTCCTAAGGTAATGAGTGATAGCGTTGGCCTTCATCCTGTTACCGTAATTTTTTCATTAATTGCAGGAGAAGAACTTTTTGGTATTTGGGGACTTTTGCTATCTGTGCCTATCGTGGCGATGATTAAAGCCATCATAATCGAGATTTTTATTGAGAAATAAACCAGTTATTGACTTGTTTCATTCAATCTTGTATAATATATTCAAAAAAGTGCGGGTAAAAGCCCGTCCCCCTATTTGGGACGGTTTTTATTGTATCAAAGAGGAGGATTTTTATGGAAAAACTCGGGATGAATGAGATTAGAGAAAAATTTCTCAGTTTTTTTGAAAGCAAAGGGCATTTGAGATTGCCAAGTTTTTCTCTAA contains:
- a CDS encoding AI-2E family transporter codes for the protein MQSRKIYVFFSIVVLIVAFYFFIKNWVSIKEILSPFFVSALIAYLLNPFVKFFTSKGFSVSFSIFVVFLIVTLGILFFSFFIVPLLVSEFIALLKMIPFYAEEIQTFLMQLKFNYLSYLPPQFERVLDKNLGSLNTAFASQIDSAFKSAMTLLKDLVDIIVIPIVTFYLLKDKDVFKKEIERLVPQKYSFKFFNILRKIDKILSKYIRAQIYISIFVAIFTMIGLSLIKVKYAFLIGLLAGILNIIPYVGPILSVIPAVLIGLLDSLTKGFWALIICLVVQQIENAFITPKVMSDSVGLHPVTVIFSLIAGEELFGIWGLLLSVPIVAMIKAIIIEIFIEK